A window of Atribacterota bacterium genomic DNA:
TACCGTGTTTAAGAACAGTGTCAGGATCAGTAGTAGGCATATCTTCCCCAATGACCGCAATTAAACCTGAAATTGCTGCTCCTGAAAAATAGCCTTTCCAGTTTAATTTGGCCATAGCAGGCAACACAAAAGGTGATTTTAATTTGAGTTTGTTTTTTTCATTTCCTATTGCTATGTTCAAATTGACATTAGGATAGGCAGTTTTTCCCGGTTCAGTACCAAAAGAACCAAAACAACGTCCGTTGATATTGAAGTGTGAAAAATCTACCGGGTAGTCTTTTTCAGATGCTGTCTGGGATGTGGTGCGTTCTGTGGGGTATAATATTTCTGAGCCCCTCACTGCGGAACGACCAATTTCACAGGTGCCCAGGCAGTCATTAGTACAAACCGTACATATTCCCGAGAAAGGCGAGAAATCTTTAGGAGTTCTACGTTTAGTTTTATTTACCGTAGAAGCGTTATAAATACTAAAGGACATTTCATAACACCCCTTTTAATTATATTTATATATCTAAAATATATAGCATAGTCAAATATTATAGTAATAGCTATTTTTTGTCAAAAATTGCTCTAAATATATATTATCTGACAAGTATTTTGAGAAAATAATTCTTAAAAAGTATACCGTCATTTTACAAAAGAATATAACATATTTAGATCTGACTAAAACTCCTGTAACTAAAAACCAATATAACTTTTTGTTTCTTATATTTTATGATATTATAAAAAAAGGAACGTTTTATTCATAAAGCATAAATGAAGAAGAGACAAAAATATTTAAGGGGGATTAAGATAATATGCCAGATTTTGGAAATTCTTTTTCTGGTTTAAAGAAAGACCGAAAACTAACTAAGGAAGAATTAATTCGTGCTATAAGATTTATGATTGCAGCAGAATATGAGGCTATTCAACTTTACATGCAACTTGCTGAATCAATTGATTATAAGTTAGCTCAGGAGGTATTAAAAGATATTGCGGATGAAGAACGGGTCCATGCCGGTGAGTTTCTTAGACTATTAAAAGAACTTGACCCTGAAGAAGAAAAATTCTATACTGAGGGAGCAAAAGAAGTAGAAGAAGAAATTGACAAGTTGAATAATTGAATTCCATGAAGCATATTCCAGCTGCAGCACTTATTGTTCTCCAATTATCCCTGTTTAATTAATAAGGCTACAATCCCTAATTTCCATTTGAAGTAAAAATATTTTAAATTTATTTACTTATTGACCGGCTATCTATTAAGAAGAGAACTACAAGAAGAAAGGAAGAAGATGTCCAGAAAAATTCGGAATATTTGTGTATTTGGTATTGGTGGTGTAGGAGGATATTTTGGCGGCAGGATAGCTTATAGAATAAATAAAAATAATTTAGCCAGAGAAGTTTATTTTATTGGCCGAGGAGAGCATTTAACCACAATTCAAGAAAAAGGTTTACAGGTAATAACTGATAAAGAGGAATTACTTTGCTTTCCCAATATTGCCACAGACAGGATAAGACATATTCCCACTCCAGACATATATTTACTTTGTGTAAAAGGGTATGATCTAAATTATGCGGTAATAGAAATCGCTAAGAATATATCTAATGATACTATCATTCTGCCTCTACTTAATGGTGTTGATATATATGAGCGAATCAGAGTAGTTTTACAAAAAGGGATAGTTATACCTGCCGCAGTATATGTTTCTTCCAGTATTGAACAACCGGGTGTTATCAGACAAAAAGGTCCTGAAGGACATATTGTATATGGCAAAGATCCTCAGTTCTTAAATCATGATTATCAGAATCTCAGGGAATTCTTTTCAGAAATGGAGATTAGCGCAGCTTGGTTTGAAAATCCTTATTCAGCTATCTGGGAAAAGTATGTCTTTATTGCTGCCTTTAGTTTAATGACTGCCTATTCTGGCAAGACCATTGGTGGAGTTATAGAGGATAGCGCATTACATAAGTCGACTGAAAACATTATGCAAGAGATTGTTATGATTGCCAGGTCAAGAGATATCAATTTAAAGCAAGATATAATTGAAACTTCTATGCAAGTAGCTAAAAGATTTCCCTACGATACTACAACTTCCTTTCAGAAGGATTACTTAAAAGGAAATAACAAAAACGAAAGAGACATATTTGGCGGAACCTTAATTCGTATGGCTCAAGAATATGGTATTGCTGCTCCTACCATTACCGAAATCTATAGCAAATTAATATCTTGAATTAATTAAAGCTTTAAGAGGGAGCCTGTGGATAGTAAAAAAGAAGAGAAAAAATTTGATATAGATGAATCTCTTATATTAAAATCTCTTCTGGAATTAATACCCGATTCTATTTACTTTAAAGACCTGCGAAGTAGATTTATCCTCATAAATAAAGGTATGGCTGAAAGAATTGGACTAAAAAATCCCAGGGAAGCTATTGGAAAGACTGATTTTGACTTTTTTTCTGATGAGCATGCCCAACAAGCATTTCAAGATGAGCAAAATATTATCAAAACAGGAAAACCAATAATAAATTATATAGAAAAGGAAACCTGGCATAACAAAGTCTATAAATGGGTATACACTACTAAAATGCCTTTATATGACAAAGAAGGCGAAATCATAGGAACATTTGGAATTTCGAGAGATATTACCGAAAGAAAGAAAACAGAAGAGAAAATAAAATTTCTATATTATCACGACCTACTAA
This region includes:
- a CDS encoding 2-dehydropantoate 2-reductase; translated protein: MSRKIRNICVFGIGGVGGYFGGRIAYRINKNNLAREVYFIGRGEHLTTIQEKGLQVITDKEELLCFPNIATDRIRHIPTPDIYLLCVKGYDLNYAVIEIAKNISNDTIILPLLNGVDIYERIRVVLQKGIVIPAAVYVSSSIEQPGVIRQKGPEGHIVYGKDPQFLNHDYQNLREFFSEMEISAAWFENPYSAIWEKYVFIAAFSLMTAYSGKTIGGVIEDSALHKSTENIMQEIVMIARSRDINLKQDIIETSMQVAKRFPYDTTTSFQKDYLKGNNKNERDIFGGTLIRMAQEYGIAAPTITEIYSKLIS
- a CDS encoding ferritin family protein; translation: MPDFGNSFSGLKKDRKLTKEELIRAIRFMIAAEYEAIQLYMQLAESIDYKLAQEVLKDIADEERVHAGEFLRLLKELDPEEEKFYTEGAKEVEEEIDKLNN